The sequence ACCAGGCATTCGCTAAAGAAATTGGCTATTTGTTTGGGTGGAAAATTAACTACTGCAATGATTTGTCTGCCAATCAGGTCGTCTGGTTTGTAGTGGGCCGTTATTTGTGCCGAAGACTTTTTGATACCTAGTTCGCCAAAGTCAATGCTGAGCTGAAAGGCAGGTTTGATTGCTTCCGGGAAAAGGTTTACAGACAGGATTGTTCCTGTTCTGATATCTATTTTTTCAAAGTCCTGCCAACTAATCATCAGGCTTTCAATATATTGGCTAACTGAATTAATTCTTCTTGTTTATACTGCTGATCAGGATTAGTAAAACACTTGGATAACTCTTTAATTAACCTACAGATAACATCGCTGTTGGTCCTGGGTTTGAAATAATTTGGATCAGCTATTTTACCTAGACGGTTCAGGTAAGTTTCAATGTCGTTGTGAGAATATGCCTGTCCGTTTGTAGCGTCAATAAAAAAATGAATCTGATCTCTGTAATACTGGCTATTGTCCTCAAAATCCGTATCAGAGTGATAAAAAGCAATCAGCGATTGTTTGGGTATCTGAATCAGCCTGGCATTGATTTCCAGTTTTTCACAAATTACCTGGTAAATTATGCTATTTGCAATAGCATTGCCTTTTTTGGATTCAAGTACTTTATGAAGAAAAAATTCATCCGGATTATCATATTTTAATTCAATGCCCTTCAAATGGTAGTAGTTGTAAATAATGCTGCTCAAAACATTTGCCTGTTCCAGAGGAGTTAAGAAGCTATTTAATTCCAGCCATACATTTCTTCTGATTTTTTCAATATCCTGAATTACCGGTGTTGTTTGTAGGTCGGGATATTGAAACTTGGCAACCAGTAAAGCACCGAAAAGCAAATCGGGGCAGGCACTGTTTTTCCATTCGGTCAGGTCTTGTTGTAAATCAGTAAAATGCAGTCGATGAATAATCATTTCAATTCTTTCCTGTATTGCCTGATTAGGAGTGGTTTCCCAAAGGTGTTCCAAATTAGGTATTACAGGCTTCCCGTAAGCTACTAGTCTTTCGGTAACGCTGCTGTAGACTAATTCATCCGGATCATCAATAAGGGTAAACAGGGCATTTAATTCTGTAGTCTCCTGCATAATTGCTTGTATTCAATATCAAACTAAAATCATTTTTATGAAAAGGTCAAGGATAAGTTATTCAAACCTTGTGGATATATGTTGAATTTGTGACATAATAATTTAAACAGTCTGTCGTTGATTTGTCATTTTCTTTTTAAATTAGTAACATTAACAAAGGTATCTGGCTGTTAAATTCTACCTTTGTGATTATCAATTTTTTTGAATGAGTACATTTACTATCCCAAAATTCCCCGCTGTTAAGCAATCCCTTCATTTAGAGTTGAAAAAAAGAGTACAGGCTTACTTTGATGAACGTGGCATTGATGCTACAGGGACCCCCAAGTTATTTACCAAAGCGATTATTATGGTAATTGCTTTTGTAATTGTTTACACGCATCTCGTGTTTTTTACTCCTGCCTGGTATTTTGCTGTTACCGAATGCATCATTTTAGGTGGTTTAGTTGCAGGTATTGGTTTCAATGTAATGCACGATGGTAGTCATGGAAGTTTTAGTACCAACCGTTGGGTAAACAAAATTGCTGCTTCTTCAATCAGCTTATTAGGTGCCAATCACTTTATGTGGAATATGAAACACAATATGATTCATCATAGTTTTACCAATGTAGATGGTGTTGATGATGATATTGAAGTGGGCATATTAATGCGTATGGCACCAACTCAGAAAAGAATGAAGGCGCATCGTTTTCAACATTTATATTTCTGGGTTTTATACATGCTGTTGTATGTTTTCTGGATTTTCTTTACAGACTACAAAAAATATTTTACACAAAAAATCGGAAATGTTCCTTTGAAGAAAATGAGTCTTTCCGATCATATTGAATTCTGGGCAGTTAAAGTGTATCACGCTGCAGTATTCATTGTTATACCCGTTGTTGTTGTAGGATGGATAAACTGGGTGATTGGTTTCTTTACTATGAGTTTGTTTGCTGGTTTTGTGCTAAGCATCGTTTTCCAGTTGGCTCACACGGTTGAACATACAGAATTTCCTGTAGCCGACATTGAATCACACAGATTGCCTGATGAGTTTGCTGCACATCAGATTAAAACCACAGCAAATTTTGCCACCAAGAATAAATTAATAAGTTGGTTAGTAGGCGGTCTGAACTTTCAGATTGAACACCATTTGTTCCCTAAAATTTCTCACGTGCATTATCCTGCCATCAGTGAGATTGTGAAAAAGGTTTGTCAGGAATACCAATTACAATACATTGAATATCCTACTATGCGCAGAGCAGTGGTAGCACATGTGCGTTTCTTAAGAGAAATGGGTAGGGCTTAGCAATAATATGGTTTTATAAGTTGTTTATAGTTGACAACTGCCAATAAAAAAACTCCGACTAAGTCGGAGTTTTTTTATGGCAATAATACTTGCTATAACTAAAATTTGTAATTGCTGGAAGCTATTCCAATAGCTGGCGAAAATTCCGCTGAACTACTTTGTCGTTTTTTTAGGAGTGGCTTTTTTAGTAACGGACTTCTTTGGCGCTGCTTTCTTGGAAGCTGCCTTTTTGGTAGCGGCTTTCTTTGCTGCTGTTTTTTTGGTGAAAGCTCCAGGTAACTGCTCTTCAATCATTTTCTTTACATCCTCCAAACTGATGTTCGAGAGCGATTCGGCAGTTGGTTTTGTGCCGTCTGCCAATTTCCCCAATTTTAGCATTTTCTTCTGGAAGCGGATAAACGGACCCCAGCGACCGTTTTCAATGGCAATTTTCTCTGATGGCCATTGCTGAATGAAGCGGTTGGCTTCTTTTTCCAGTTTCTTTTCAATCAATTCATTAATGTCCTGTTGACTCAATGAATCAAAATTATACGCCTTTGGGATATTGATAAACAAATCATTCCATTTAATGAATGGCCCGAATCTTCCTTTGCCTTTTGTTACGGGTAATTCATTGTAAAATGCAACGGGGGCATCGGCCTCCTGTTTTTCCTTAATCAATTGAATGGCTCTGGTCAGATCCATCTCGTGTAAATCTTCCCCTTTGGGAATAGAGATGAATTGTTCCCCTAATTTAATATAGGGACCAAATCTTCCAAGGTTTACAGACAATTCTGCTCCTTCGTATTCGCCCAATGTTCTTGGCAAAGAAAACAGTTCCATGGCTTCTTCCATAGTAATGGTTTCAATGCTTTGAGAGGGTTTCAATTTGGCAAAACGCGCTTTCTCATTTTCATCACTCGTGTCTCCAATTTGTACCATCGGACCATATCTCCCCATACGGGCGATTACTCTTTTTCCGGTTGCTGCATCAATACCCAACTCTCTTTCGCCCTTGGCTCTCTCTGCATTTTCCAGTGTATGTTCAATAGTTTCATGAAAGGGTTTATAAAAACCATCAATCATATTATTCCAGGTTAAATTACCCTCTGCAATTTCATCGAATTCTGCTTCAATTTTGGCGGTAAAGCCAAAGTCCATCACTTTATTAAAGTGTTGTTTCAGAAAATCTGTAACAACCATTCCCAAATCGGTAGGGAATAGTTTTCCTTTTTCCGCTCCGGTATTTTCCTGAATAATTTCCTTTTCAATTTCATTGCTAGCAGTCAGCTTTAATATAGTGGCTGCTCTCCTGATTCCTTCCTTATCCCTTTTTTCTACATAGTTCCTTTTCATGATGGTAGAAATGGTAGGAGCGTAGGTAGAAGGTCTTCCAATGCCTAATTCTTCCAGTTTTTTTACAAGGGAAGCTTCAGTATATCTTGCCGCAGGCTTTGTGAATTTTTCACTTGCATTCATGTACTGAAAATCAAGCACCTCATTCACTTTTATAGGTGGTAACATACCTTCTGTGCTCTCTTCATCTTCTTCGTCTTTGCCCTCCATGTATACCTTTAAAAATCCATCAAATTGCATGACTTCGCCTGTGGCAGTGAGCATTTCGTGGTTAGTGCTTACTTCAATTTTAGCTGTTGTTTTTTCAAAAGCAGCATCGCTCATTTGAGAAGCAATGGTTCTTTTCCAAATGAGTTCATACAATCGCTTACATTCTTCATCTTCCACCGTATGATTGCTCATATAGGTAGGACGAATGGCTTCGTGTGCTTCCTGTGCACTTTCGTTTTTATTCTTGAACTTACGGGGCTGATGGTATTTAGACCCGTAGCTTTTATTGATTTCGTTCTGTATATCCCCCAATGCTGTTTCACTCAATGCAATACTATCTGTACGCATATAAGTGATTTTACCACTTTCATATAATTTTTGCGCTATAAGCATGGTCTTGCTTACACTATAGCCCATTTTTCTGGAAGCTTCCTGCTGTAGGGTAGAAGTAGTAAAGGGGGCAGCCGGTGTTCTTTTAGCAGGTTTTACCTGAATGTCTTTAACGGTATATTTTGCATTTATGCAACTTTCAAGAAAAGCACCTGCTTCTTCCGTTGTATGCAATCTTCCAGGGCCTTCCGCTTTGAATTGTACGGGTTTCCCATTAATATCAGTGGCTTTAAATACCGCTTCAATCTTATAGGAACTTTCCGAAATGAACTGATTGATTTCACGCTCTCTCTCAACGATTAGTCGTACCGCTACACTTTGCACCCTTCCTGCACTCAGACTTCTTTGCATGCCAATTTTACGCCATAAAACCGGACTCAATTCAAATCCCACCAAACGATCCAATACCCTTCTTGCTTGCTGGGCGTTCACCAGGTTCATGTTAATTAGCCTGGGATTATCTACTGCTTTTTTGATAGCGGGTGCAGTAATTTCATGGAAAACAATTCTTTTAGTAGAACGAGGGTCTAAGCCTAAAACTTCTGCCAAATGCCAGCTGATGCTTTCTCCTTCACGGTCCTCATCCGATGCAAGCCATACTTCTTCAGCTTTTTTAGCCATTTGTTTCAGCTCTTTTACAACTTTTTCCTTCTCGTCAGGAACCTTGTAACGGGGCTGATAATGATTGTTTACATCTATACCCATGTCGTCCTTTTCCAGGTCTCTAATATGACCATAACAACTTCTCACTTCAAAATCCTTACCCAGAATTTTTTCAATGGTTTTTGCTTTTGCGGGCGACTCAACGATCAGTAAATTTTTTGCCATGTAGAAATTCCGATTCTAAGATTTTACTTCAATGATTTGGGTTAAATGCAATGCAATATTAGGTGAAAGGATTAAATCACAAAAAATTGGGCTCGGAAGAAGGTTCCAAAAATGCCATTATTTTGTTGCGCGTACTTGATTCCTTATATATTTTATTGTGCCCCAATCCATGTGTTATATAAAATTGTGTACTGGGTATATCCTCTGTTAATAGTGGTTTTACATCTTTGAATGTGCAGATGGTATCTGTTTCATCGTGTACCCAAAGTACCTTTGCAGCTATTTTTTTTACCACTCTGGGAACAGAAAAATATTCTATTGGTTCTCCCGCCAATTGCCGGATATAGGCTTCAAATGCCTCTTGCACTTCTTTTTTTGCAGGAATCAGGGCGAAAAAGTTCTCGATGGCTCTTTTTGTTTCAGTAGCAGGGGCAATTAATACCAGTTTTCTATTGCTGATATTTTCCATTTTCTCAATGGCTAAGCTGGCGGCTAAGCCGCCCAGTGAATGACCAATCATCCCATAGAAAGGACCAAATTGTTTTTCTATGGCCAGGATACAATCCCTGTAAATAAGCGCATTAATTCTTTTACCATCACTAATTCCGTGTCCGGGTGCATCAAATGCCAGTACCTCGTATCCACTTTTCACCAATGCCGTTACATAGGGCTCAAATTTGTAAGAATAACTACTGAAACCGTGAATGATCAGTACTTTTTTTGCTTGAGCCAGTTCAGATTTCCATTGGAATCCCCTTACCGTTACGTCTCTGAGATCTACCGATACAGGGGTTGAATGGTGAAAAATGGAGGGGATCTTGACTCCTTTTTTAACTTTGAAAGGGGTGCAGAACAGGTCAAAAGCAGCAGCTGCTGCTTTTTCGGGTGAAACTATCCCGAGTGTTTTTATTTTAGTTCTGTAATATTTAAGCAATATCCGCTGACTCCATTTCATCTTCATGATTCAAAGATATTTAATTAATTCCGACTAAACTTTTTAGCATAATAGGGGTTAATAAGAGTTTTAAATACTTTTGCCAACCAAATTGTGATTATGTATACCATTGAAATTGAATTTGAACAGAAAGGATTAGAGAAAGTAGTCTTGGATAATATTGCCCCTGACCAGAGTTTACTGGAGGTTTGCTTAGACAATGGCATTGAATTGCACCACAATTGCGGGGCAGTTTGCGCTTGCAGTACCTGTCATTTGTATGTGAACAGTGGCGCGGAACACTTGGAAGAATTGGGTGACAGAGAAGAAGATTTTATTGACAGAGCAGTGAATCCAAGAATTAATTCAAGATTGGGTTGTCAGTGTGTTCTGCAGCCTGGTTCCGGTAAAGTCAGTGTTACCTTACCTGATCAAACCCAATTTTTAGGAGAATAATTATTCAGTCAAGTACTTTAAAGAAAATATATGAGCCATTTTGAGCCACCCATTCATTGGAATGACCACGAAGATATTGCCATGAAATTGTATGAGCGTTTCGGAGACGATTTCACTGAAGCTAAAATTTACAGAATCCGTTTTACTGATTTATTGGAATGGATTTTAGAAGTGCCTGGTTTTGAAGGTACCAGAGAGCAAAGCACAGAAGGTCATCTGGAAATGATTCAGAGTGCCTGGGTGTATGAATGGAGAGATAACCAAAAATAATATATTGGAAAAGTTCAGTTTAATCAAAACGTTTGTATTTGATGTTGACGGGGTATTAACCGATGGTACTTTACTGGTTATGCCCAACGGGCTCATGGTACGCAGCATGAACATCAAAGATGGATATGCACTACAGCTGGCCATTAAAAAAGGGTACCGTGTTATTATCATTTCCGGTGGTCAATCACCTGAAGTAATGGAGCGACTGAACAAACTAGGGGTAAAAGAAGTACATATGCAGGTTACCGACAAGCTATCCCTCTTGCAGGAACTGGTTGGTAACAAGATAGAGGATCAGCAGCATTGTCTGTACATGGGGGATGATATACCCGATCTTGCCTGTATGCAATGGGCAGGAATGGCAGTGTGTCCGGCTGATGCGGTAACAGAAATTAAATCGGTATCTTATTATATTTCAGAGAAAAACGGCGGGATGGGCTGCGTAAGGGAAGTGATAGAAAAGGTAATGAAACTCCGTAATGACTGGAATGAAGATTTTACACTCAGAGCCCAATAGGCGCTGATATAAATAAGCGTAGCTTTTGAAACTTATTGCCGCATTCTTAAGACTGATTAGATGGCCAAATCTGGTATTCATTGTTCTTACACAGTGTTTATTTGAGTGGGCAATTTATGGTCGTGTTTATCCATCCAGCAACTTAACTGCATTTTCGAATACATTTATACAACTGCTAATCGCCTCTGTTTTCATAGCTGCAGCCGGTTATATTATCAATGATTATTTTGATCAGAATATTGATCAAGTAAATAAACCGGAAAAAATGGTGGTGAATGTAATCATCAACAGAAGATGGGTCATATTCTGGCATATGACTTTGAGCCTTGCAGGTCTTTTCTTTACAGCATTGGCTTTACCAATAAACCAATACTGGCACCTGGTGCTGGGCAACCTGGCAGCAATTTTATTGTTGTGGTTATATTCTACCAATTTTAAAAAACAATTGTTAATTGGGAATGTCCTGATTTCATTCCTAACAGCCTGGGTCATTTTAATTTTATTCTTTGCCAAATATCCTCTGGTAATGCACGAAATGCTTGGGCTAGATCATGACAAAGTGCGGTTTTTCCGATTAACTATTTTATATGCTGCGTTTGCCTTTATTATTTCTTTGGTAAGGGAAGTTGTAAAAGATATGGAAGATATGGAGGGTGATCAAAAGTATGGATGTAGAACCATGCCCATTGTCTGGGGTATTCGTGCAACTAAGGTATTTGTTGCAGTTTGGCTTGTG is a genomic window of Sediminibacterium sp. TEGAF015 containing:
- a CDS encoding tRNA-binding protein, with protein sequence MISWQDFEKIDIRTGTILSVNLFPEAIKPAFQLSIDFGELGIKKSSAQITAHYKPDDLIGRQIIAVVNFPPKQIANFFSECLVLGVYDQQNQVILLEPNMPVMNGAKIG
- a CDS encoding transglutaminase-like domain-containing protein, whose translation is MQETTELNALFTLIDDPDELVYSSVTERLVAYGKPVIPNLEHLWETTPNQAIQERIEMIIHRLHFTDLQQDLTEWKNSACPDLLFGALLVAKFQYPDLQTTPVIQDIEKIRRNVWLELNSFLTPLEQANVLSSIIYNYYHLKGIELKYDNPDEFFLHKVLESKKGNAIANSIIYQVICEKLEINARLIQIPKQSLIAFYHSDTDFEDNSQYYRDQIHFFIDATNGQAYSHNDIETYLNRLGKIADPNYFKPRTNSDVICRLIKELSKCFTNPDQQYKQEELIQLANILKA
- a CDS encoding fatty acid desaturase family protein yields the protein MSTFTIPKFPAVKQSLHLELKKRVQAYFDERGIDATGTPKLFTKAIIMVIAFVIVYTHLVFFTPAWYFAVTECIILGGLVAGIGFNVMHDGSHGSFSTNRWVNKIAASSISLLGANHFMWNMKHNMIHHSFTNVDGVDDDIEVGILMRMAPTQKRMKAHRFQHLYFWVLYMLLYVFWIFFTDYKKYFTQKIGNVPLKKMSLSDHIEFWAVKVYHAAVFIVIPVVVVGWINWVIGFFTMSLFAGFVLSIVFQLAHTVEHTEFPVADIESHRLPDEFAAHQIKTTANFATKNKLISWLVGGLNFQIEHHLFPKISHVHYPAISEIVKKVCQEYQLQYIEYPTMRRAVVAHVRFLREMGRA
- the topA gene encoding type I DNA topoisomerase yields the protein MAKNLLIVESPAKAKTIEKILGKDFEVRSCYGHIRDLEKDDMGIDVNNHYQPRYKVPDEKEKVVKELKQMAKKAEEVWLASDEDREGESISWHLAEVLGLDPRSTKRIVFHEITAPAIKKAVDNPRLINMNLVNAQQARRVLDRLVGFELSPVLWRKIGMQRSLSAGRVQSVAVRLIVEREREINQFISESSYKIEAVFKATDINGKPVQFKAEGPGRLHTTEEAGAFLESCINAKYTVKDIQVKPAKRTPAAPFTTSTLQQEASRKMGYSVSKTMLIAQKLYESGKITYMRTDSIALSETALGDIQNEINKSYGSKYHQPRKFKNKNESAQEAHEAIRPTYMSNHTVEDEECKRLYELIWKRTIASQMSDAAFEKTTAKIEVSTNHEMLTATGEVMQFDGFLKVYMEGKDEEDEESTEGMLPPIKVNEVLDFQYMNASEKFTKPAARYTEASLVKKLEELGIGRPSTYAPTISTIMKRNYVEKRDKEGIRRAATILKLTASNEIEKEIIQENTGAEKGKLFPTDLGMVVTDFLKQHFNKVMDFGFTAKIEAEFDEIAEGNLTWNNMIDGFYKPFHETIEHTLENAERAKGERELGIDAATGKRVIARMGRYGPMVQIGDTSDENEKARFAKLKPSQSIETITMEEAMELFSLPRTLGEYEGAELSVNLGRFGPYIKLGEQFISIPKGEDLHEMDLTRAIQLIKEKQEADAPVAFYNELPVTKGKGRFGPFIKWNDLFINIPKAYNFDSLSQQDINELIEKKLEKEANRFIQQWPSEKIAIENGRWGPFIRFQKKMLKLGKLADGTKPTAESLSNISLEDVKKMIEEQLPGAFTKKTAAKKAATKKAASKKAAPKKSVTKKATPKKTTK
- a CDS encoding alpha/beta hydrolase codes for the protein MKMKWSQRILLKYYRTKIKTLGIVSPEKAAAAAFDLFCTPFKVKKGVKIPSIFHHSTPVSVDLRDVTVRGFQWKSELAQAKKVLIIHGFSSYSYKFEPYVTALVKSGYEVLAFDAPGHGISDGKRINALIYRDCILAIEKQFGPFYGMIGHSLGGLAASLAIEKMENISNRKLVLIAPATETKRAIENFFALIPAKKEVQEAFEAYIRQLAGEPIEYFSVPRVVKKIAAKVLWVHDETDTICTFKDVKPLLTEDIPSTQFYITHGLGHNKIYKESSTRNKIMAFLEPSSEPNFL
- a CDS encoding 2Fe-2S iron-sulfur cluster-binding protein: MYTIEIEFEQKGLEKVVLDNIAPDQSLLEVCLDNGIELHHNCGAVCACSTCHLYVNSGAEHLEELGDREEDFIDRAVNPRINSRLGCQCVLQPGSGKVSVTLPDQTQFLGE
- the iscX gene encoding Fe-S cluster assembly protein IscX translates to MSHFEPPIHWNDHEDIAMKLYERFGDDFTEAKIYRIRFTDLLEWILEVPGFEGTREQSTEGHLEMIQSAWVYEWRDNQK
- a CDS encoding KdsC family phosphatase, yielding MEKFSLIKTFVFDVDGVLTDGTLLVMPNGLMVRSMNIKDGYALQLAIKKGYRVIIISGGQSPEVMERLNKLGVKEVHMQVTDKLSLLQELVGNKIEDQQHCLYMGDDIPDLACMQWAGMAVCPADAVTEIKSVSYYISEKNGGMGCVREVIEKVMKLRNDWNEDFTLRAQ
- a CDS encoding geranylgeranylglycerol-phosphate geranylgeranyltransferase, whose product is MKLIAAFLRLIRWPNLVFIVLTQCLFEWAIYGRVYPSSNLTAFSNTFIQLLIASVFIAAAGYIINDYFDQNIDQVNKPEKMVVNVIINRRWVIFWHMTLSLAGLFFTALALPINQYWHLVLGNLAAILLLWLYSTNFKKQLLIGNVLISFLTAWVILILFFAKYPLVMHEMLGLDHDKVRFFRLTILYAAFAFIISLVREVVKDMEDMEGDQKYGCRTMPIVWGIRATKVFVAVWLVVLIAALLILQFYVLGLGWWHSALYCLLFIIMPLAVIAHKLYKAHTIKEYHRLSTLIKWVMFTGILSMVFFQFYD